The Daphnia pulex isolate KAP4 chromosome 6, ASM2113471v1 genome contains the following window.
ctccgtgtgtgtgtctgtgtgtgtgtgtgtctcttaaCTCAGCCACCAACTATAAAAGAAGAGCGTAGGAGCTTTAGGAATTCACAGTAACTCCGTCGTCGTGAAAGTTACCTTTTCGTTCGGTTTCATTCTCGCTCTCGTCTCCATCTCTCCTCTCCCGCTCTTAAACGGTGCAGGCCGAGACAAACACACCAAATCGTAAGCCGACCAAAAGTCCATCCGCCACCTCAACTGACCGGCACCTGGTTCATCACGTCCGTCAGTTTCCTTCATCTCTGCGCTCCCCTGTCGATTTCGGAGAAAACTCCACCCCCCTCCACCCCAGTGCCGCTCCACCCGCAGCGCCTACGCAGAGTCAATCACGCACAAACGCTCCACGCACACACGCCAACAATGAGGGATTACGTCTGGTTGCTACTAGGTAACAATTATACACCGTACCTGTACCGAGCTTaggagatttgaaaaattctttccgTTCTGGCACGGCGCGGGCTACTACTTCCTCCCCTGTCAAAAAACATTGTAACAGACCGACAACAATCGAAAATTTCCCTATGTGAAACTGACAAGAGTTGGACGCCCATTCATCACGAACGACGACCAGTTCATCGTCCATTCCcatttgtctttctctctcgggTGGGCATCgtcaagaaaaagacattCCGGGGCTAGAATTTGCATGGCTGGTTCAACAAGAGAAAACGCAGTCACGATTGTTAAATTTAGATTCGCGGAAAAAGCATCAAAccctcatttttattttaaagaatattTTGGAGGATTCTGGACAGGATTCAAGgttgaattttgtaatttgGTGCGTGAAGCCGAGAGACGTCATTTGTCAGCGCTCAATCGATctggccgagagagagagagagatgaatgGATTGCGCCATGATGGattgagggggggggaggtttATGCAGTGTGGCTTATAGGAATTTCGACACCCGCAAATAGATTTACTTTAGCGTGGGAGTATTTGTCCACCGATCATCGGGGCTATGGCGTGACGCcgcaaaaaagcaaaagtgaATCCATCGCGCCTATTGGTCCGCAACGAAAAATGCAAAATGGCCATGGATATTTTTGACTTAAGTTAATTTCGATCAACCAGTCGATAATGCAAATCACATCATaatattcttttcattttgtttttatttaaatgtgtCATTGCAGTCGTTTTGGCTACCGTCCAAGCGCAATACTATTATCCGCAACCGTCTCCGCCGTTTGAATTGCCTGGACCGACCCCTGCGCCAACCACTCAGGCTCCTACACCGGCACCAACCACTCCGGCCCCTACACCTGCGCCAACCACTCCGGCCCCTACACCTGCGCCGACaactccaccaccaccaccaccacctgtgGCGCCAGTCGTTGGTAAGTAAAGCGCTTGATTAATGTTAttctattcttattatttaattttaattccatcGTAGAAGAGTACACGACGCCCAGCCCTCCGCCACCGACGACTGCAGCTCCTACGACGCTCCCGCCACCCCCGCCGACCACAACTGCGGCTCCTACTCCGGCTCCTACTACTCCTTACGTTcctccaccaccgccaccaacTACGGCGGCTCCTCCACCACCCGTCGAGTACCTGCCACCAGTGGCAACTACCACtctgccaccaccaccacccccaacCACTACCCTGCCACCTCCACCACCCCCAACCACAACTCTACCACCCACAACTACCGTCTACGTTCCTCCTCCTACCACTACCGTCTATGTCCCTCCTTCCACCACCACtctgccaccaccaccacccccgaCCACTACtctgccaccaccaccacccccgaCCACTACtctgccaccaccaccaccaccaacaactaCCACAGTCTACACCCAGCCACCTCTAGAGTACTTGCCACCGGTGACTTCTCGCCCAGTGCCCGTGCCAACTGAGAACCCACTTTTCCCCGATGCCAACGAGAATCAACAGGTGAGCATCTTGTTCCCGACCGCTGCcccggccaccaccaccaccacagcggCTCCTGTTGTTGTTACGACGCCCGGCCCTGCACCACCGCCAGTGGCGCCCGTTCTAactgaagaggaagaagagatcctCTTCTGGGATTTCCGTGAGTCCATTCCCGGCGAGCCAGAGTTGGACTATCCCATTTTCGACAAGATCCCCGTCACAACTTTCACCTGCGACGACAAGATTGACGGTAAGCGCCCAAAGAGAGTCAATGGCCATGACAGCTTTCTGTCGGCTTTTCTCCAATGCCTTGAGGCATGGAATGGCCTTTCgtcgtaataaaaatttgtaaaaaaaaggatgacgCAATGATGACCGATACGAACCGATCTGTTCTTCCTCTTTTAAGGTTATTACGCCGATGTCGAGGCTCGTTGCCAAGTCTTCCACGTTTGCACAGCCGTTCCCAATGAGCCATCCGTCAAGAATTCCTTCCTGTGCCCCAACGGCACCATCTTCAACCAGGAGAACTTTGCCTGCCAGTGGTACGTCTAATTCTTAACAGTTTTGAATATATTCGAAATTAATTGTCGACTTGGATAGGTGGCCCGATGTTGAATGCGCAACGAGTTCTGATTTTTTCTCACTCAATGAAAATATTGGTAAAGTGCCAGAGCGCTCGCCCGAACAGCAGCAAGTGGTCATTGCCGCCGCTGCTCCGGCCGTCGTAGTGGCCGCAGCATCCGAGCCGGCAAAGATCGCCGAACCGGCCGTGCTCGCAATTCAACTACCGGCTGTTATTCCGGTCATCCAGGCCCAGGCTGCCGCCGTTTCAGAGTCTTTTGCCGCACCAGTTGCCGTTGAAGCCGCAGCCGCTGTGGAGGTCCCAGCTGCTGttgaaattcaacaagaacAAATCGCCTTTGTGGCGCCAGCCGCTGAAATCGCTTACGAATCAGCGGCCGCTGCCTCACCAGAGGTCCAGGCTGTTATTATCCCAGAGCTTCCGGCTGAAATTCCCGCCCCAGTTATCCTTTCCATCCGCGACGAGCCCGCCCAAGAGgtattgaattgatttaaaaaataatttggtaGGGAAATTGTTAATCGcttgatttcacttttttccagGCTATTCAAATTACTCTTCCGCAGGCACCTAGCGGCCTCTACGAAGCTCCCGACGCCAGCTCCTCTGTCGCTCAACAAAAGTACTAAGAGACGGATACAATAGGAAAATCGACAACACACTCCCCaccttcaacaacaaaaagaaatgaaaataattcgaAATGTTTTGCGCACCACCAACGCACAGTGCCATGGCGGAAAGGAAGACAACGGTCCAGGCAGCCATGACATAATATCGCGAATTGATCCCCCCCATCCTccctcaaaagaaaaaaacaaatcgaaaaatcCATAATAATAACCGGTATTTTGTTATACCTATTATACATACAAAAAGCTTTCCATCAAATTTAGTGCGGCAACATGTATATTTCGTACGGAAACGGAGGTGTCTTACTGCCTTCCCCCTTTTTACCCTTCACCCTCATATCCTAtatcctcccccccccttccca
Protein-coding sequences here:
- the LOC124195896 gene encoding proteoglycan 4-like, with the translated sequence MRDYVWLLLVVLATVQAQYYYPQPSPPFELPGPTPAPTTQAPTPAPTTPAPTPAPTTPAPTPAPTTPPPPPPPVAPVVEEYTTPSPPPPTTAAPTTLPPPPPTTTAAPTPAPTTPYVPPPPPPTTAAPPPPVEYLPPVATTTLPPPPPPTTTLPPPPPPTTTLPPTTTVYVPPPTTTVYVPPSTTTLPPPPPPTTTLPPPPPPTTTLPPPPPPTTTTVYTQPPLEYLPPVTSRPVPVPTENPLFPDANENQQVSILFPTAAPATTTTTAAPVVVTTPGPAPPPVAPVLTEEEEEILFWDFRESIPGEPELDYPIFDKIPVTTFTCDDKIDGYYADVEARCQVFHVCTAVPNEPSVKNSFLCPNGTIFNQENFACQWWPDVECATSSDFFSLNENIGKVPERSPEQQQVVIAAAAPAVVVAAASEPAKIAEPAVLAIQLPAVIPVIQAQAAAVSESFAAPVAVEAAAAVEVPAAVEIQQEQIAFVAPAAEIAYESAAAASPEVQAVIIPELPAEIPAPVILSIRDEPAQEAIQITLPQAPSGLYEAPDASSSVAQQKY